One region of Metallosphaera sedula DSM 5348 genomic DNA includes:
- a CDS encoding M20/M25/M40 family metallo-hydrolase, whose amino-acid sequence MNSIQDLIEFARIDTTSAKGKGEEGAKFIRDYMQEHGIEARIIRHRSKNPYVYGEINVGATKTLLIYNHYDVQPAEPLDKWNSDPFDPVIKDGKLVGRGVGDDKGSLMARLQALIEMGKPPMNIKFIYEGEEEIGSPNIDLFLAEHRELLASDYVLWEGAGRGSSGAPTIVLGVKGLLYVEISVRTQKDLHSMYAPVAKNPAWELVYLLSSLKSGGRVNLPGFYDKVKWLTEEERRYLKGNKRSMEDALGQELPDDFQRRLVEEPTCNIAGLYSGYTGEGSKTVIPSYAMAKLDFRLVPDQDPDEILKILQDHLKGVDIKVWGKVRPYRTSINSKIAKSLMDSAKKVYGVDPEVIPNSYGTGPMESFARILQNNQIADGVGVEHPGSNIHSFNENIYVDDYMKAKEWMKSFVRHLAQP is encoded by the coding sequence ATGAACTCTATTCAAGACCTCATCGAGTTTGCCAGGATAGACACGACCTCGGCCAAGGGGAAAGGAGAGGAGGGCGCGAAGTTCATAAGAGATTACATGCAGGAGCACGGAATCGAGGCAAGGATAATCAGGCACAGATCTAAGAATCCCTATGTCTATGGGGAGATCAACGTTGGGGCCACTAAGACATTGCTAATCTATAACCATTACGATGTACAGCCGGCTGAGCCACTCGATAAGTGGAACAGCGATCCCTTCGATCCCGTGATTAAGGACGGTAAGCTAGTGGGAAGAGGGGTTGGAGATGATAAGGGCTCGCTCATGGCTAGACTGCAAGCGTTGATCGAGATGGGGAAGCCTCCGATGAATATTAAGTTCATTTATGAGGGGGAAGAGGAGATAGGTAGTCCCAACATAGACTTATTTCTAGCAGAGCACAGGGAATTACTAGCCTCAGATTACGTTCTCTGGGAAGGTGCAGGAAGGGGATCCAGTGGCGCACCCACCATAGTCCTTGGAGTAAAGGGCCTACTATACGTTGAAATCTCGGTAAGAACACAAAAGGACCTTCACTCCATGTATGCCCCTGTGGCCAAGAACCCGGCCTGGGAGTTAGTTTACTTGCTGTCTTCCCTAAAGAGTGGTGGTAGGGTTAACCTTCCTGGTTTCTATGACAAGGTCAAATGGCTCACGGAAGAGGAAAGGAGATATCTTAAGGGAAATAAGAGGTCCATGGAGGACGCACTGGGACAGGAACTCCCAGACGATTTTCAGAGGAGACTAGTGGAGGAACCTACGTGTAACATTGCGGGACTATACTCGGGATACACAGGTGAGGGATCTAAGACGGTGATTCCATCCTATGCCATGGCAAAACTGGACTTTAGACTTGTACCAGACCAGGACCCTGACGAAATCCTGAAGATACTTCAGGACCATCTAAAGGGAGTGGATATCAAGGTCTGGGGTAAGGTAAGGCCCTATAGGACCTCAATCAATAGTAAGATTGCTAAATCGCTGATGGATTCCGCCAAGAAGGTATATGGTGTTGATCCTGAGGTCATACCCAACAGTTACGGTACTGGGCCCATGGAGTCCTTCGCAAGGATTTTGCAGAATAATCAAATAGCCGATGGAGTTGGAGTGGAGCATCCGGGCTCAAATATTCATTCCTTTAACGAGAACATATACGTAGATGATTATATGAAGGCTAAGGAGTGGATGAAGAGTTTCGTGAGGCACTTAGCTCAGCCTTAG
- a CDS encoding metallophosphoesterase — protein MSSWPQERRDSLLELVRKSREIFSSMKPLLRVGDRPRAVFVGDTHGAFMVTKYVFENFSDYDAIVFLGDYVDREPYGLENLEIILSHFVENKDKVIVLRGNHESPLTNEYYGFRAEVREKLGDENYKEFVDLFSEMPYAAIVNNYLCVHGGIARNLKNVQQIEELKKPDIIPEDEIAFEMLWNDPREELDGFVPNIRGEGTFFYGKDVTLEFLKENSLKGIIRGHEVADGFRSEIDERVITVFSSRYHKMRAGILLQDGEKFNMVYLDEEFLLKGDKS, from the coding sequence ATGAGTTCATGGCCTCAAGAGAGGAGGGACAGTCTCCTCGAGCTGGTCAGAAAATCTAGAGAGATATTCTCGTCGATGAAACCTCTCTTGAGGGTTGGGGATAGACCTAGGGCAGTTTTTGTTGGAGACACCCACGGAGCTTTCATGGTTACGAAATATGTTTTCGAAAATTTCTCGGATTATGACGCCATAGTCTTCCTGGGAGATTACGTAGACCGCGAACCTTATGGGCTCGAGAACTTAGAAATAATTCTCTCTCATTTCGTGGAAAATAAGGATAAAGTGATTGTTCTAAGGGGCAATCATGAGAGTCCCCTTACAAACGAATATTATGGATTTAGGGCAGAAGTAAGGGAGAAACTAGGAGATGAAAACTACAAAGAATTTGTGGATCTGTTCTCGGAAATGCCCTACGCAGCCATTGTAAATAACTACCTCTGCGTCCATGGAGGTATTGCTAGAAACTTAAAAAATGTACAACAGATTGAGGAACTTAAGAAACCTGACATAATACCAGAGGACGAGATAGCATTTGAGATGTTATGGAATGATCCTAGAGAGGAACTGGACGGCTTCGTTCCCAATATAAGGGGTGAGGGAACCTTCTTCTACGGAAAGGACGTAACGCTTGAGTTTCTTAAAGAGAACTCACTCAAGGGAATAATCAGGGGACATGAGGTAGCTGACGGTTTCAGATCCGAGATAGATGAAAGGGTTATTACAGTGTTTTCCAGTAGATACCACAAGATGAGGGCTGGAATCTTACTTCAAGATGGAGAAAAGTTCAACATGGTTTACTTGGACGAGGAATTCCTTCTGAAAGGTGATAAATCATGA
- a CDS encoding FHA domain-containing protein, translated as MTWKCTGCGTENPDDAMYCTTCGLKRPDEPVGAQSSSQEQPAEQQVQEQQQAVPPAETQVQTQEPPVQQPVQSAEAQLVQSSAPASPTPQEQASTTPQPQVTQPQPSSQEGKYYIQFIATPVSALNKTKVPLDFDVFENISLGRSPENVLMIPDSEISRRHAILSKEGDTLYIEDLNSTNGTYIYDGKVFQTVKGKVQLPKNAVVKLGNNTIIKIVRE; from the coding sequence ATGACATGGAAATGCACGGGATGCGGAACAGAGAATCCTGACGATGCAATGTATTGCACCACCTGTGGGTTAAAGAGACCTGACGAGCCAGTAGGAGCACAATCTAGTTCACAAGAACAGCCAGCTGAACAACAGGTACAAGAGCAACAACAAGCGGTTCCTCCTGCCGAAACACAGGTCCAGACTCAGGAGCCACCAGTCCAACAACCAGTGCAATCAGCAGAAGCGCAGTTAGTACAGAGTTCAGCACCCGCTAGTCCAACTCCTCAAGAGCAGGCAAGTACAACCCCACAACCTCAAGTTACGCAACCACAACCCAGTAGCCAAGAGGGCAAATACTATATTCAGTTCATTGCAACTCCAGTCTCAGCCTTGAACAAGACGAAGGTTCCGCTAGATTTTGACGTATTCGAAAATATTTCCTTAGGAAGGAGTCCTGAAAACGTATTGATGATCCCAGATAGCGAGATTTCAAGGAGGCATGCGATCCTATCTAAGGAAGGAGACACGCTTTACATAGAAGACCTAAACAGCACCAACGGTACGTACATCTATGACGGAAAGGTCTTTCAGACGGTAAAGGGGAAGGTCCAGCTTCCTAAAAATGCGGTAGTGAAGCTTGGCAATAACACCATTATCAAGATTGTGAGAGAATGA
- a CDS encoding lipoyl protein ligase domain-containing protein: MSWRFVSLPPQDGYHMVTSFVSVAEYVTRGGKNTFLVFSVKEPFVNVGVHQEVWLEVDLDYTLKNKIPVVRRDLGGGTVVITQGEHDYFIVLRQEEAPSDPKALYEKFLTPVVNVLRDYGLNASLRDQDIVVNGRKISGNGAMTHGKAVVIAGNILMRADTQLMSKCIKVPSEKFRDKMAKDMSEWITSLERELGYVPPREELDKKLKQSFEAHLGIKFEDSMLTPEEIERWEQLASEKRNEEWIYYKDRRHPDLRTDRCVKISSAVAICHLDYKARKLVRITAKFVEKRLQEVSISGDFFVMSPRDFIEKLEDRLSGTSPDEISQVIDKAFSELKPVIFGFNADDLKKAFEEILNKPEVQEVT, from the coding sequence ATGTCGTGGAGGTTTGTTTCCCTCCCTCCACAGGACGGCTATCACATGGTAACTTCCTTCGTGTCAGTTGCTGAGTACGTTACAAGGGGAGGAAAAAACACATTTCTAGTTTTTTCTGTTAAGGAACCATTCGTTAACGTTGGAGTTCATCAGGAGGTTTGGCTGGAGGTAGATCTAGATTACACCTTGAAGAACAAGATACCAGTAGTGAGAAGAGACTTGGGCGGAGGTACTGTGGTCATAACTCAGGGGGAGCACGACTATTTTATCGTGTTGAGGCAAGAGGAGGCTCCCTCGGATCCTAAGGCTCTTTACGAGAAATTTCTTACACCCGTAGTTAACGTGCTCAGGGACTACGGTTTAAACGCTTCTCTAAGGGACCAGGACATAGTGGTCAATGGGAGAAAGATTAGCGGGAATGGAGCCATGACTCACGGTAAGGCTGTGGTTATTGCTGGAAATATTCTCATGAGGGCTGACACACAACTGATGAGCAAGTGCATCAAGGTCCCCTCCGAGAAGTTCAGGGATAAAATGGCGAAGGATATGTCGGAATGGATAACCTCTCTGGAACGAGAGCTCGGATATGTTCCACCTAGGGAGGAACTAGACAAGAAACTGAAGCAAAGTTTCGAGGCTCATCTGGGAATTAAGTTTGAAGATTCCATGTTAACCCCAGAGGAGATTGAAAGATGGGAACAGTTGGCGAGTGAAAAGAGGAACGAGGAGTGGATTTACTATAAGGACAGGAGGCATCCCGATTTAAGGACCGATAGGTGCGTTAAGATCTCCTCCGCCGTAGCCATATGTCACCTGGATTATAAGGCCAGAAAACTGGTCAGGATAACCGCGAAGTTCGTGGAGAAGAGATTACAGGAGGTCTCCATTTCAGGTGATTTCTTCGTAATGTCGCCCAGGGACTTTATAGAGAAGCTTGAGGACAGGCTTAGCGGGACCTCGCCTGATGAGATATCGCAAGTGATTGATAAAGCGTTCTCTGAGTTGAAGCCGGTAATCTTTGGATTTAACGCGGACGACCTAAAGAAGGCGTTCGAAGAGATACTGAATAAGCCAGAGGTTCAAGAGGTCACATAA
- a CDS encoding DUF123 domain-containing protein: MKWNRKGYAILFDCENGEVRTSGRVFSITRGTYAYVGSCGVNCGKRVGRHLSDSLAKRRWHVDYLKDLCKPLGALVLPLTEEDIANILTDPVKGFGSSDCRKHKGDLFRVEIKTLLSRLA; this comes from the coding sequence ATGAAATGGAACAGGAAGGGATACGCAATTCTCTTCGATTGTGAAAATGGGGAAGTAAGGACTTCGGGGAGGGTATTCAGTATTACGAGGGGGACTTACGCCTACGTTGGATCTTGCGGGGTCAACTGCGGGAAAAGAGTTGGAAGACATCTTAGCGATAGCCTAGCAAAGAGGAGATGGCACGTAGACTACCTTAAGGACTTATGTAAACCCCTTGGGGCACTGGTTCTCCCGCTAACAGAGGAAGATATTGCCAATATCCTCACTGACCCAGTGAAGGGGTTCGGGTCGTCAGACTGCAGGAAACATAAGGGCGACCTATTCAGGGTTGAGATTAAAACCTTACTTTCGCGTCTGGCATAA
- a CDS encoding zinc ribbon domain-containing protein — translation MQKTIQGVYVNPQQIAYQLENWFRSKKHYQTQVLGMGASYVVQAKKVGFLRTIFGADRAFTVRLMGGQGFLNVDVGLADWLKAADVTEDVIAALVFTPLAVVEGIEELYDLKLEKDIIKEVENLAYSMSQGSGSPMYQPYSQPNPYQYPQQNQPSQYPQPYPYQAQPPNQPSYQPQQKYCPSCGTPNPGTARYCMSCGTQLF, via the coding sequence ATGCAGAAGACAATCCAGGGAGTATATGTAAACCCTCAGCAAATTGCCTATCAGTTAGAGAACTGGTTTAGGTCCAAGAAACACTATCAGACTCAGGTTCTAGGGATGGGCGCAAGCTACGTGGTTCAGGCCAAGAAAGTTGGTTTTCTGAGAACGATATTCGGCGCGGATAGGGCCTTCACTGTGAGGCTAATGGGCGGTCAAGGTTTTCTCAATGTGGACGTGGGATTAGCTGACTGGTTAAAGGCGGCGGATGTGACGGAGGATGTTATAGCTGCACTTGTATTCACTCCGCTCGCAGTAGTGGAGGGAATAGAGGAGCTGTACGACCTAAAGCTGGAGAAGGATATCATAAAGGAGGTTGAGAATTTGGCATATTCCATGTCCCAGGGATCTGGGAGTCCCATGTATCAGCCCTATTCTCAGCCAAACCCATATCAATATCCGCAACAGAATCAGCCTTCACAGTATCCTCAACCCTACCCATATCAAGCTCAGCCTCCTAACCAGCCGTCGTATCAACCTCAACAGAAGTACTGTCCATCTTGCGGAACGCCCAATCCTGGCACGGCTAGATATTGTATGAGCTGTGGAACTCAGCTATTCTAA
- a CDS encoding tRNA lysidine(34) synthetase translates to MYCKKCGSKAIIKITSANLTLCSSHFTEWLEGRVERTIRDYGMIRGGERVAVAVSGGKDSTTLLHVLAKLSGKMGFEVVGINIDLGIDRGTKYSSLSTEFAVKNFEKLGVEYKVVSLKEKHGFTIDEAKVKIKRPVCSTCGLVKRYVLEEAAQELGADVLATGHNLNDMAVFVLSGYHSGDLSNLARLRAVSPAENGYIRKIKPLFLVSEKETTTYALINGIPFIMDSCPNNPRVGGPTSDKLRRIIENAEDEIPGFMLRLVENFETKIRPFFEDLPKFNLGKCKICGRPTNSDREICSFCAVKIKMTGGESQIVKGN, encoded by the coding sequence GTGTACTGCAAGAAGTGCGGTTCCAAGGCCATAATTAAGATAACCTCAGCTAATCTTACCCTCTGTTCCTCCCACTTCACGGAGTGGTTAGAGGGCAGGGTTGAAAGGACCATTAGGGATTACGGCATGATTCGTGGCGGGGAGAGAGTAGCAGTGGCAGTCTCAGGGGGTAAAGATAGTACAACGTTGCTCCATGTCCTTGCGAAGCTATCTGGGAAGATGGGTTTCGAGGTTGTGGGGATAAACATAGACCTCGGGATAGACAGGGGCACCAAATACTCTTCACTGAGCACAGAGTTTGCAGTCAAGAACTTTGAGAAACTAGGGGTCGAGTACAAGGTAGTCTCTCTTAAGGAAAAACACGGATTCACTATCGATGAAGCCAAGGTAAAGATCAAGAGACCGGTGTGTAGCACTTGTGGGCTTGTGAAGAGATACGTCCTAGAGGAAGCGGCCCAAGAGCTGGGAGCAGATGTTCTGGCCACTGGGCATAACTTGAATGATATGGCCGTATTCGTTCTATCAGGCTATCACTCAGGAGATTTAAGTAATCTGGCTAGGCTGAGGGCGGTTTCACCTGCTGAGAATGGGTACATCAGAAAGATAAAACCACTTTTCCTGGTATCAGAAAAGGAGACCACCACTTATGCCTTGATCAACGGTATCCCCTTCATCATGGACTCCTGCCCCAATAATCCAAGGGTTGGAGGCCCTACCTCAGATAAACTAAGGCGGATAATAGAGAACGCCGAGGATGAGATACCTGGCTTCATGTTAAGGTTAGTCGAGAACTTTGAGACCAAGATAAGGCCCTTCTTCGAGGATCTTCCCAAGTTTAACTTGGGTAAGTGTAAGATCTGCGGTAGACCCACTAACAGTGATAGGGAAATTTGCTCCTTCTGTGCGGTCAAGATCAAAATGACTGGGGGAGAGAGTCAAATTGTCAAGGGAAACTAA
- a CDS encoding OsmC family protein: MITFTAEAKLEGETAVVSVKDLELKIGLIGSENPTPEELMLGAALSCMILTIYYISREMGVKLQGVEGYIEGNLDPKGFQGDPNVPPGLLQVKYDLTVFSDDERIGKVMELSMRRCPLKDTLMRSVDVDVTWKIRKT, encoded by the coding sequence ATGATAACTTTCACAGCTGAGGCCAAGCTAGAAGGAGAGACTGCGGTGGTTAGCGTTAAGGACTTGGAACTGAAGATCGGTCTCATTGGATCGGAGAACCCAACTCCAGAGGAGTTAATGCTCGGGGCAGCGTTATCCTGCATGATACTCACGATTTATTATATTTCAAGGGAAATGGGGGTCAAGCTTCAGGGAGTGGAGGGTTACATTGAGGGAAACCTGGATCCCAAGGGCTTTCAGGGTGACCCGAATGTACCTCCAGGTCTCCTTCAAGTTAAGTATGACCTCACAGTCTTCTCAGATGATGAAAGGATAGGCAAGGTCATGGAACTGTCTATGAGGAGGTGTCCCTTGAAGGACACTCTCATGAGAAGCGTTGACGTCGACGTTACCTGGAAAATCAGAAAGACTTAA
- the priX gene encoding DNA primase noncatalytic subunit PriX has product MSRETKFTILLHYPDGSPAGKSEYEEGISRVYDETGKFLFEVDGIFPPRPRTTSMDWIEKVLERGLADCRKRFILYVGSRYLVNVKKLPEDEAVEKLKEFYYKSGGKIYETWIRSVVRGVKSKGLMPPSLKSLELKDRELYQAIKTVLERK; this is encoded by the coding sequence TTGTCAAGGGAAACTAAGTTCACGATCCTGCTACATTATCCCGATGGAAGTCCTGCAGGCAAGTCAGAGTACGAGGAAGGCATCTCCAGGGTTTACGATGAGACTGGAAAGTTCCTCTTTGAGGTAGATGGGATTTTCCCGCCCAGGCCAAGAACGACTTCCATGGACTGGATCGAAAAGGTGCTCGAGAGAGGTCTAGCCGACTGCAGGAAGAGGTTTATCCTTTACGTGGGCTCCAGATATCTTGTTAACGTCAAGAAACTTCCAGAGGATGAGGCTGTCGAGAAATTGAAGGAATTCTATTACAAGAGCGGAGGGAAGATATATGAGACCTGGATTAGATCCGTGGTTAGGGGAGTCAAGAGTAAGGGATTAATGCCTCCCTCCCTGAAGTCCCTTGAGTTGAAGGATCGCGAACTCTATCAGGCAATTAAGACTGTTTTAGAAAGAAAATAG
- a CDS encoding CBS domain-containing protein, with translation MKISDVMTRNLVRVDPRSSVKEALTLMLERNIRRLIVGDAQGIVTMRDLVYGWDNGNKQVEEVMNRDLLMISPEADAKQASKIMTKKGVGSLLVARDEEVVGIVTERDLLRVLIVSEGVNVGDVMKVDPLISAPETTVLEIIKAMKDNWERHAIVVEDNLPSGIVSIRDVGRAILEGKVNSPVSGIMKRPVFRTTPDSSLEIARKIMVQENVGFLPVVDSRTLLGSVEEREILAVISI, from the coding sequence ATGAAGATAAGCGACGTAATGACGAGGAACCTGGTTAGAGTAGACCCTAGGAGCTCCGTGAAGGAAGCCCTGACGCTGATGCTCGAGAGGAATATAAGGAGACTCATTGTCGGAGATGCGCAAGGGATAGTGACTATGAGAGATTTAGTGTATGGATGGGATAACGGTAACAAGCAAGTGGAGGAAGTAATGAACAGGGACCTCCTCATGATCTCCCCTGAGGCTGACGCGAAACAGGCCAGCAAAATAATGACAAAGAAGGGGGTGGGCTCACTGCTAGTAGCTAGAGATGAAGAGGTAGTTGGAATAGTCACAGAGAGGGACCTCCTTCGGGTCCTCATTGTGAGTGAAGGGGTTAATGTTGGTGACGTAATGAAGGTAGACCCTCTCATCTCTGCCCCCGAGACCACAGTATTAGAGATCATCAAGGCCATGAAGGACAATTGGGAAAGACACGCCATAGTGGTGGAGGATAATCTGCCTTCCGGGATTGTGTCAATCCGCGATGTGGGTAGGGCCATCCTTGAGGGTAAAGTGAACTCCCCGGTCTCAGGAATAATGAAGAGGCCCGTTTTCAGGACTACTCCTGACTCCTCCCTAGAGATCGCTAGAAAGATAATGGTACAGGAAAACGTTGGTTTCTTGCCTGTGGTCGATTCCAGAACTCTCTTGGGTAGCGTTGAGGAAAGGGAAATATTAGCTGTGATTTCAATCTAG
- the gcvH gene encoding glycine cleavage system protein H, translating to MVVESNCEIPENLLYYIDGKNTVWAKQESADTILVGITDIAQTMAGKVVKVRIKKKGTKVEKGKPVATMESGKWAGPVPAPVSGEIVDVNGEVEKSPVLVNRDPYGNGWLVRMKVANPEELKQLYTGTQAVQKLKELVAAEKISCKRL from the coding sequence ATGGTCGTGGAATCGAATTGTGAGATTCCGGAAAACCTTCTATATTACATCGATGGGAAAAACACCGTGTGGGCTAAGCAGGAATCTGCTGATACCATTCTTGTCGGGATAACTGACATAGCCCAAACCATGGCCGGTAAGGTAGTAAAGGTCAGAATAAAGAAAAAGGGTACTAAGGTCGAGAAGGGAAAGCCAGTCGCTACCATGGAGAGCGGTAAGTGGGCAGGTCCAGTTCCAGCTCCTGTTTCAGGTGAAATTGTTGATGTCAACGGGGAAGTGGAGAAGAGCCCAGTCCTAGTGAACAGAGACCCCTACGGAAACGGTTGGCTTGTTAGGATGAAGGTGGCTAACCCAGAGGAGTTGAAACAGCTCTACACTGGGACACAAGCAGTTCAAAAACTAAAGGAGCTCGTTGCAGCGGAGAAAATATCCTGCAAGAGGCTGTGA
- the sfsA gene encoding DNA/RNA nuclease SfsA: protein MFTVFTVDGRIWEERVESRPNRFMVRMESGNTCHLHDPGRLKELMYPGNRVLVRETRGAKTSCSVLAGWDSEWVIIDSRFHPVIARRFLPPDAKGEVRAGESRLDFHFDGIWVEVKGCSLVRNGIALFPDAPTKRGEKHLRELIRLRQEGHGSMLMVLVMRPATCFLPNEETDPRFSEAFWEAMDSGVNLVVKSFKLEGRDIVYVSDLGLCQTRK, encoded by the coding sequence ATGTTCACTGTATTCACTGTGGATGGGAGAATCTGGGAGGAGAGGGTTGAGTCCAGGCCAAATAGGTTCATGGTAAGGATGGAGTCTGGCAACACATGTCACCTTCACGATCCAGGTAGACTCAAGGAGCTGATGTACCCTGGCAACAGAGTACTAGTAAGGGAGACTAGGGGAGCAAAGACGTCGTGCTCGGTCCTCGCTGGCTGGGATAGTGAGTGGGTGATAATTGATAGCAGATTTCATCCAGTCATTGCCAGAAGATTTCTTCCGCCAGACGCGAAGGGCGAAGTTAGGGCTGGTGAGAGTAGGCTCGACTTCCACTTCGATGGCATCTGGGTTGAGGTGAAGGGATGTTCCCTAGTTCGGAATGGGATCGCCCTATTTCCTGACGCACCCACTAAAAGAGGGGAGAAACATCTCAGAGAGCTGATTAGGTTGAGGCAGGAGGGTCATGGCTCAATGCTCATGGTCCTAGTCATGAGGCCTGCAACATGTTTCCTTCCCAACGAGGAAACCGATCCTAGATTTTCTGAGGCCTTCTGGGAGGCTATGGATAGTGGAGTTAACCTTGTGGTCAAGTCGTTCAAGCTTGAGGGTAGGGACATAGTTTACGTTTCAGACCTGGGATTATGCCAGACGCGAAAGTAA